Genomic window (Chryseobacterium sp. H1D6B):
CGGGCGCCTGCTGCTGATAAGACTGATTTTGATTGTTTTTCCTGCATCCCGCCAGTACGATGAGCGAGAGGAAAAATATAGTTGATTTTTGAATAAAAAATCTCTGCATAATACTATTTCCTTTAAATTTCACGGGCAAAATTCGCCCTAAAAAAATTCAATGGAAATATTCAAAAAACTCTGAAATTTGTCAGAAAGACTTCTTATTTTAAGAAAACATGAGAAATATCATTAATTTATTTTATCTTAAAACAAAGCCTGGGCTTTACAGATCATTAGAAATAAACTTTTAAACTTGTACAAAAGACTATTGAAACCTGCAGGTATATCATTTAGTATAAATCATCCTTTTTATATTCCAAAGGAGATTTTCCTGCATGTTTTTTAAAAAATTTGCTGAAAGAGGCCTGATCAGAAAATTTAAGCTGAGAAGCAACCTCATTAACATTGGCATTCGAATTTTTTAAGAGTAATCTTGCTTCTACTGCCAAAACCTGATGAATAATTTCCCGGGGAGATTTATACATCGTTTTATTGATCACTTTTGTAAGGTATTTCCGGCTGATACAGAGCTGGTCTGCATAGAACTGAACATTGTGTTCTTCTTTGAAGTGCTCCCTTACCAAAATAAAAAAACTGGTGGTAAGTTCATCTTCACGGTAAGTCACCAGATTAATTTTTTCCGTCTTTTTGAAATAATTATCTATTTCATAAATCACCAGCGAAAAATGATGCCAGATCATTTCATTAAAATAATAATTCTCTTTTTCTTTATTGTTTAAGATCTTCAGTTCATCAAGATGAAATTCTTATCTCCGAAAAAGATCCTGTTCATTTCTTATTACATTAGCCGGATCTGCCGAAAGGCTCCTCAATATGTCACTCGACCTGTAATTAAATCCTGCATTGGAAATAAAATCTACCGAAAAGAAAATATATTTCCCAATGTAATCATCTGAAATATTTTCTATCCAAAAGGTCTCAGACATCGGGCAAAGCACAACGTCTCCAGCAGAAATCATGTATTTTTTATCATCAATTTTGAATTGAATATTCCCTCTTTTGACTAAAATGACACAAAAATAGTCTGACCGGTAAGGAACATTCAGTTTGATGGCATAATTTGATCTGTCGATGGTCATTACCACAAACTCTTTGATCCTGAGATCGAATTCTACTTCCTGCAGTAGTTCTTCAAAAGTAAAATTTGAAACAAAATCTGTGGGTCCGGCGTTATTCTTTCGAGGCATTGGATATGGAAATATGCAGCGAAATTAATGAATAATATTTTTTAATAGTTAAATACTTCATTGATAACGCTGATCGTAGTTTTATCGATTATAGAAAAAGTATTTTAAATTTAAACCAAAATATAAAAGCTGCATAATCTAAAAAACTATTTCTAAATTTATCCCTCTAATTTCTGTTCTGCCTAAACGAAAAACAACATGAAAACTTTCCCTGCATTTCTATTTTTCTTTTTTTTAATTTTTTCAAATCTGGTATTTTCCCAGCAGATGCAGTATGTTTTCTTTCTGCATAATAAGTTTCTGGAAGGACATTCTTTTACGGAGCAGCACCCCCAGTACGGTATTGCTGAATACAAACCTATTTTAGCCAAATTAAAATCAAAAAACACCGTAGTTATCTCAGAAAAGAGAGCCGGCCCTACTGATCCAAAAGTGTATGCTAAAAAGATTGTTTCTCAAATCGACAGTTTACAAGCTAAAGGAATTCCTTCTAAAAATATTACAGTAATCGGGACATCGCAGGGCGGTTATATTGCGCAGTATGTCTCCTATTATGCTAAAAACTCAGATTTAAAATTTGTCCTGATTGGAGCCAGCTTCAAAGATGATTCACTGAATGAAGATCCAGATTTCAGATTATATGGAAAGATTTTATCCATTACTGAGAAATCTGATGACAACCGCGAAGCCTTATCTCAACAGAAAAGATATTTACATTCTAAATTAAAAGGCTTCAAAGAAATAGAGCTCAATACCGGACTAAACCACGGTTTCCTGTTCAAAGCTTTAGATGAATGGATCAATCCCGCAAAAGATTGGATCAATAAAACAAAGTTCTAACTTTTGTATAGCAGCTGCTATTACCTGCCGTCTTAATAATTAATCTTCCACAAATTTTCTCCCCGCCGCCTTGATTCCAAAATAAAACATCAGAATGACGGCAAAACCTAAGAAATAGAACGATCCTTTCCAGGAAGTGTCCCAGTCATGTAATTTTCCAAAAACTGCCGGCCCGAAAGCAGCGATCAAATATCCTACTGACTGCGCCATCCCTGATATTTTAATGGCATTCCCGCTGGATTTTGTACGTAAAGAGAAAAACAAAATCGACAGACTGAATGACAATCCATTAGATAATCCTAACAAAATAGCTGCAGCATATATCCATTCTGACTTTAGCCACGCAAACATCAGCATACTTGACAGCATCAGTGCACAGATAAAAATAATCATTGGTTTTTGATCTTTCATTTTATTAGCGATAATCGGCCCTGCAAAAGTGATCGGAATCATTGAGATCTGAATTACGAACAAGACCCAGCCGGGATCATTTCCTTTCATTCCGTAATCGCCGAGAACAGCAGGAAGCCACGATATTAAAGAGTAGTAAACAAGAGACTGAAGTCCCATGAAAACACTGATATTCCATGCCTGTGAAGATTTAAACATGTTGAAATCAGATTTAGCCAAGGAAATTCCGGCCTGCTGTTTTCTATTTTTATTTACTATTAATTCTACAATTACAACAAGCAGCGCTAAAAGAGCGATCACCAGCCATATTCCTAAAGAACCGCGCCAGCCGTAACCCGTCCATTCGCCGAGACTTACACTGTACCCTGAAGCCAAGGCAGCCGTAAGATTCATTGATACGGCAAAAATACCGGTCATTAAACCGATCTGCTTTGGGAAGTTATTTTTAATGTATCCCGGAGTAATCACATTTCCGATACAGATTCCTAATCCAATAAATATCGACCCTGTAAATAAAGTCCAGACCGACCCGAATACCCGGAGAAAAAGTCCGAAACTTAAGATCACCAAAGCATATAATAAAAACCTGTTAATACTGAAACGATGTGAAAAACGGCTTACCAAAACGGAACAGCCTGCAAACATCAATAACGGAATGGAGGTAAGCAGACTGCTTTGGAAATTATCCAAATGAAGAGACCGGCTGATCTGGTTCAGTACCGGGCCTACAGAAGTGATGGGTGAACGAAGATTGCTCGACACCAAAATCACCACCAATACATTGACCAGCAGTACAATATAAGAGACTTCTTTTTTTGTTTCATTTTTCATGACAGTATATAAAAATTGATATTGTAAAAGTAGTTATGTTATTTTATATACATTTGTCATATTATTAATACAAAACGACATGAACTGCACTGAAACTATTTTAGATGTAAACCAAGTTACAAAACCTTATTTCGTCTGGTTTGAGGACAACTGGGTTCATGACGATGTGCTTCATCAACATGATAAGGCACAATTGGTATATGTAGAAAGTGGTTTCCAGTATTTGACAGTGGAAGGAAAAATATACCTGTTACCGCAGAATCATGCGGCGTGGATTCCGCCTGGTGCTGTCCATAAAACCAATTCGCATTCAGAGAAGATCAAACTGATGATCATGTTTTTTGAAGTGGATAAGGAGGATCCGTTTTATCATCAGGTGAATGTATTTTCGGTTTCTCCCGTTCTTAGAGAAATGATCAAGTATGCTGAAAAGTGGTCTCAAAATATTGATAAGAATACCGATGAAGATATATTTTTAAAGGCTTTATATAATGAAATTCCCAATTTCGCAGCAGATTCTATACAGCTTCACATCAGCCTTCCAGAAGACAAGCGCCTTACTAAGGCTGTAAAATTCCTTAACAGCAATTACATGAAAGATCTTAAAATGGAGGAATTAAGTGATCTGTCATCACTCTCCTTCCGCTCACTCGAAAGGATCTTTAAGAAAGAAACAGGATTGACTTTGAGCAAATACCAGCAGATCCTCCGTATTATCAAAAGTCTGGAACTGCTGAGCGCCAATGAATGGACGATCTCAGAAATTGCTTATCAAGTAGGTTACAAAAGCCTGCAGGCATACACTAACAGTTTTCAGTCGGTAATGCAGTACAGGCCGAGTGATTTTTTGAAGAACAGATAATTAAACCTCATCTTTTGAAATCCATTTATCTACTTTAGGAGCCTCATATTTTTTTATTTTATTTAAAAGAGAATCAATCTGATCATCTACGATCAGCATTTTTTGATTGATCTCTTTCAGGAAACCTTTGTCTGTCATGGTCTGAATCATTTTTAACAGATCATCATAAAATCCATTGATATTGAGTACTGCAACAGGTTTTTGGTGCAGTCCCAGCTGTGCCCAGGTCATCATTTCAAAAAGTTCTTCCAATGTTCCGTATCCGCCCGGGAGAGCAATCACGCCGTCTGAAAGCTCATTCATTTTCGTTTTGCGTTCGTGCATTGTTTCTACTAAGATCAGTTCACTCAGCTGGTTGTGGGCGATTTCTTTTCCTTTTAAAAAATGGGGAAGTACGCCTATAGCTTCACCGTCATTTTCCATCACCCCATTCGCTACAGTTCCCATTAACCCAACATTGGCACCGCCGTAAACGAGTCCTATTTTTTCAGCTGCCAGCTGTTTTCCTAATGCATATGCTTTTTCTTCATAGATCGTTTCTGTTCCAAAACTTGAACCGCAGAAGACTGTTAACCGCTTGATCATTTTTTTAATTTTAAAATTAAATATACAGATTCCCCGTTTTAAAAGAAAGACCTTTAGGATACGGCAATCTGTGCTCTTTTTACTTTCAGTTCTTTAATTATTAAATAGACTAATATTCCGATAGCGCAGACCGCATACCCTATCAAAATTCCTAAACTTAGATTTCCGACAGCATATTTTGAAGGGAAAACCTGACTCATAAAAGTCATAAAAGACAATCCGATCCCTGCCCCTAAAAAATAGCTTGTACTGGTTACACTTGAAGCAACTCCATAATGCTGGGGCTGTACATCTTTAATTCCTAAAATCGATAAACTGGTAAAACAGAATGTCATTCCGATCCCTGAAATACATGCAGCACCAAATAAAACGATCGTTAAAGGGTGTCCGGTATAAGTAGATATAAATAGAGAAACTGCACCCGCAAGCATAAAAGACCATCCAAAAATTCCCATCTGCACTGCATTTAATTTTTTAGCAATATGAGGGAGTGCAAATTTAGAAACCAAAGCAGACATCAGACTGAACGGAACCAGCAGCAGGCCTGCCGAAGCCGCACTATGATCCATATCTTTCTGCAGCATCAATGAAATCAGAAATAAAAATCCGATGAAAAAAGCACCCAATGCCAAGAAAGCCAGATTAGAAACCACCAATGACTGGTGTTTGAATAATTTAAGATCAATTAAAGGCTCGGATACAGTTTTTAAACGATACAATACGCTTCCCAGCAACAGCACCGATACAACGATAGAACCAATAATTAAAAGAGGCTGGTCTTTGATATGTATTAATTCATGCGTTCCATATGTCAAACTTAACAGACCTAAAACCATTAATATTCCGGAGGTTGTATCTGTTTTTTGAGGAGTTTTGTTTTTTTCATCTGAAGGCAGATATTGATACGCCAAAATAAGTGTGACCAAAAGAATAGGAACATTGATCAGGAATACCCAGTGCCAGCTCAAATACGTGCTGATAATCCCGCCGATGGACAATCCGCTCCCCGACCCGATTGCTGCAAAAGAGCTGAAAATCCCTAATGCACGGTTCCTTTCCTGATTTTCTGTAAATGTATTCGTCACAATAGACAGTGCCGATGGCATAATGAATGCTGCTCCCAGCCCCTGCAGGGCACGAAATACTGCTAAAACTTTAAAATCTCCTGCAAGACCTGCTCCTAATGAAGTCAGCATAAAAATAAGACTTCCCAGAAGGAATATTTTTTTACGTCCGATCTGATCTGCAAGTTTTCCGCCGATAATCAAGAAGCCTCCAAAAAACAACACATATAAAGTCTGAAGCCACTGAACCATATCTGCTCCAATCCCGAACTGCTCCTGAATAGAGGGAATAGTAAGATTAATAATTGCGATGTCCAAAGCTTCTACAAAAGTACCAATTGAAGCCAGTATTAATATCAGATTCCTTCTTGCCTGCATATCATTCAAAATTTCTGGCAAAATTAACTTTATTAGAACATATGTGAAAATTATATATTAAATTTGGAACAATATTAATTTAAAAAACATACATAAAGAACAATTGTACTTTTAAATAAATTTTAACCTAAAAAATCAGAACAAATGACGGCCGAAAACTACACCCTCGACGAAAAAGACCTTTCTATCCTGCGTTTATTACAGAAAGATTCCAAGCTGAG
Coding sequences:
- a CDS encoding AraC family transcriptional regulator, with translation MIWHHFSLVIYEIDNYFKKTEKINLVTYREDELTTSFFILVREHFKEEHNVQFYADQLCISRKYLTKVINKTMYKSPREIIHQVLAVEARLLLKNSNANVNEVASQLKFSDQASFSKFFKKHAGKSPLEYKKDDLY
- a CDS encoding alpha/beta hydrolase gives rise to the protein MKTFPAFLFFFFLIFSNLVFSQQMQYVFFLHNKFLEGHSFTEQHPQYGIAEYKPILAKLKSKNTVVISEKRAGPTDPKVYAKKIVSQIDSLQAKGIPSKNITVIGTSQGGYIAQYVSYYAKNSDLKFVLIGASFKDDSLNEDPDFRLYGKILSITEKSDDNREALSQQKRYLHSKLKGFKEIELNTGLNHGFLFKALDEWINPAKDWINKTKF
- a CDS encoding MFS transporter, giving the protein MKNETKKEVSYIVLLVNVLVVILVSSNLRSPITSVGPVLNQISRSLHLDNFQSSLLTSIPLLMFAGCSVLVSRFSHRFSINRFLLYALVILSFGLFLRVFGSVWTLFTGSIFIGLGICIGNVITPGYIKNNFPKQIGLMTGIFAVSMNLTAALASGYSVSLGEWTGYGWRGSLGIWLVIALLALLVVIVELIVNKNRKQQAGISLAKSDFNMFKSSQAWNISVFMGLQSLVYYSLISWLPAVLGDYGMKGNDPGWVLFVIQISMIPITFAGPIIANKMKDQKPMIIFICALMLSSMLMFAWLKSEWIYAAAILLGLSNGLSFSLSILFFSLRTKSSGNAIKISGMAQSVGYLIAAFGPAVFGKLHDWDTSWKGSFYFLGFAVILMFYFGIKAAGRKFVED
- a CDS encoding AraC family transcriptional regulator → MNCTETILDVNQVTKPYFVWFEDNWVHDDVLHQHDKAQLVYVESGFQYLTVEGKIYLLPQNHAAWIPPGAVHKTNSHSEKIKLMIMFFEVDKEDPFYHQVNVFSVSPVLREMIKYAEKWSQNIDKNTDEDIFLKALYNEIPNFAADSIQLHISLPEDKRLTKAVKFLNSNYMKDLKMEELSDLSSLSFRSLERIFKKETGLTLSKYQQILRIIKSLELLSANEWTISEIAYQVGYKSLQAYTNSFQSVMQYRPSDFLKNR
- a CDS encoding TIGR00730 family Rossman fold protein encodes the protein MIKRLTVFCGSSFGTETIYEEKAYALGKQLAAEKIGLVYGGANVGLMGTVANGVMENDGEAIGVLPHFLKGKEIAHNQLSELILVETMHERKTKMNELSDGVIALPGGYGTLEELFEMMTWAQLGLHQKPVAVLNINGFYDDLLKMIQTMTDKGFLKEINQKMLIVDDQIDSLLNKIKKYEAPKVDKWISKDEV
- a CDS encoding MFS transporter is translated as MQARRNLILILASIGTFVEALDIAIINLTIPSIQEQFGIGADMVQWLQTLYVLFFGGFLIIGGKLADQIGRKKIFLLGSLIFMLTSLGAGLAGDFKVLAVFRALQGLGAAFIMPSALSIVTNTFTENQERNRALGIFSSFAAIGSGSGLSIGGIISTYLSWHWVFLINVPILLVTLILAYQYLPSDEKNKTPQKTDTTSGILMVLGLLSLTYGTHELIHIKDQPLLIIGSIVVSVLLLGSVLYRLKTVSEPLIDLKLFKHQSLVVSNLAFLALGAFFIGFLFLISLMLQKDMDHSAASAGLLLVPFSLMSALVSKFALPHIAKKLNAVQMGIFGWSFMLAGAVSLFISTYTGHPLTIVLFGAACISGIGMTFCFTSLSILGIKDVQPQHYGVASSVTSTSYFLGAGIGLSFMTFMSQVFPSKYAVGNLSLGILIGYAVCAIGILVYLIIKELKVKRAQIAVS